GCGCAGGGGAGACGGTCGTTAGCGCTTGATTCCGAACGTAGTGCCGATGTGCAGCGCCCCGTTTAGCGGCCGTGCTTCGGTGCATTACCCATGCGGCGTCGCTACGTAGAGGGTGTGCATGGGGCCTGTCGTGTCGTGCGCCCGGACGCGCAGCGCGCTAACGTCGAGCCCAGAGGCGCGCAAAGCTTTAGCGAACTTCGGGTCTTCACCGACGGACCAGTACACCACCGACCCACCAGCGCGCAGCGCGGCCATGGTGTCCAATATGCCGCGCCTGGCGTAGAGCCGCGCGTTCTCGGACATGAGCATTCCGTCGGACCCATTGTCGGTATCGAGCATGATTGCGTCGAAGCCGCCAGGGTTTGCCCGGATCACGTTGGTCACATCGTCATGCACCACGCGGACACGCGGATCGCCCATCGCTTCGACGGACAGGCCATATCGCGGGTCAGCGTTCCACGCGACCACCTCGGGCACGAGTTCCGCAACGACAACTTCGGCGTCAGCGCGCAACTGCAGGAGCGCGGCGCGGAGTGTGAATCCCAAGCCGAGCCCTCCGATCAGTACGCGAATCCCCGGGGCGTCCCGAAGCGGAGCGCAGGCGACTTCCGCAAGCCGCTCCTCAGAGTGATGTCGCCGGGTGGACATGAGCTCCACGCCGTCGGCGCGGATGAGATATGCGCCGTCGTGCCGATACAGCGTAATCAGCGTCCCATTCGGGGTCCGTGCTTCTCCGAGTCGCTCGAAGGGCTTCATCGTGGCCGGGAAGGGGGGGCGTCACAGGTCGTGGGGCAGCGTGGCGCAAAACGACCACGCCGTTGCCATCTCATTGAGCGACATCTGAAAGGAAGCGCGGGGTGAACGGCGCGCAACGCGCGTGGGCGGTGCAGGCGTAACGGACCCCGCCGGGCGGGAGACGTACCCACAGCCGTGACAGGTTCTCCGCGCCTGCGCGGGGGTCGTCCGAGAAGCCCCGCTTTGCGGGGGCGAAGCCACCCCGTCGTGAGTAAGTCACAGCGTCGCCGAGAAAGAGCACCCCCCGAAACAGGTAAACCACGCTGCCGGGTGTGTGCCCCGCTACAAGAAAGGCGCGTACGGTGTCAGCGCCGATGACAACGATCGTGTCCTGGGTGAGGGTGTGTACGTCGATCTCGCCCGGTCGCGGCACGCGGCTCGCCTTGAGGCGCTCGGTCCAGCGCGGGATCCGGCCCCGGTGAATGGTGGCGCCGAGGAGGAGCGACTGCTCCGGCCCGCCGACGTAGAATCGGGCGCCCTTGAAGGCCGGCCACGCAGCGATATGATCGCGATGGCTATGGGTAAGGAACACCCATCGAACATCAGGAGCGGTGGCGCCCAACGACCCGAGGGCGCGGCCAAGTGCCTGGCGATACCCCCACCATCCCAGATCAATTGCGAGCACACCCTGAGTGGTGCGGGCGAGATAGATCATGCTCGTATTGGAGCCCCCTGTGAGCGCGACGGCCGCCTGCTGCGGCACGATGAGCGGAGCAACCGCACGGCGACATCCACTGATGAGGCTTGCGACTACGAGCAGCGCCCAGAGTGAACGCCTACCTATGCAATGTCTCACGCCTGGCGGTTTACCAGAAGGCGGTGTCTTTGCGGTCACGCACATCCCGTAGACAGTACTCAGCGATTCTGCGAACCAGATCCTCCGGCAGGGAGTTGTTGTAGGGAATCTGAAGGGTGCCCTTGGTAGTTTTATGATTTTCCAGCTCCTCGCGGAACGCCGCCAACGCAGCCGCTGTCGGCGCGAAGCTGAGGTGTGCTTTGTGCGCGGAGAAAGCGAACAGGAATCGGGGCTCCACGAAGAAGGGCGTTCCCCACTTGATCGCCTCCTGGGCCTCCGGCGCGACGCTCTTGAGAATCGCGTACAGCCGGCGCAAATGCGCCTGGCCGTCGCGTGGGGCGGCACGGATATATTCGGCGATCGTAGTAGGACGCTTGCTTGCCATCTCTCCTGGCTCAATTAGGGAAGCGTGTTGCAGCACCGCATCCGCTTCGGCACGCAGACGATCACGGTGGTTTTGTCACAGCGGCCGCGCGGGGCGGCATCGATCCGTACAGCCTCCTCGACTGCGAGGAGGACGACATTATCGAACCGATAGAGGAAGAAATGTCAGGGAACCCACCTGGTAACGTCGCCCGCTGATCGCCGCGGTTTCGCCGAGGGCATCGTTGCCGGCTCTCCGACGTTTACAGTTGCGATGATGCGATCTCCATCGGCGACTCCGATCGCGGTCCGCGCCGCAGGATCGTCCATGACCGCGCCTGTCTTGATGTGTGTGCCCAGTCCGAGCGCGACCGCGGCGAGCGAGATGTTCTGCACCGCCATCATGCCGGTGGCATAGTCCTCCTCGCGAATCTCGGGATTCTCATTCTGAGCGATGGCGACAGCGATCATCAGTGGCAGCGCCGCGTGCTCCTCCGCCACCTTCTGACGGAGCTGCTCGGCGGCGGCGGGATCGTCGACCTTGCGCGCCTTCCGCGCGCCAAGCGCCAATCCGAAAGCCCGTCGTGCAGCGGGGCCGAGGACGAAGAATCTCCAGGGTTGCGTGAGGCGATGATTCGGGACCGTCACCGCATGTTCGAGGAGAGTCTCGATCTCGGCGCGAGTTACCTCGCGCGTACTGAATTCGCGAATCGACCGGCGGCTGGACAGAAGCTCAATAGGGTTCATGGAGGCGAATTTAATACTTGCAGAGTGACCACCGGGGGATGGAGGCTTGCTGCATCGAACACACACCCAACCCTCGACCAGATAGAGGTCGCTCATGGCGCGGTGCCATGAATAGCCGTAGCCGCGACCGTCCGGCGTCGTGACGAGCGTGCTGAGATTCAGATTCATGATTCCCGCCGGATCCTGCGGGTTGATGTCCGCCCACGTATCACGTCGACCCGTCGCCCGGATCGACGCGGAACACCGTGCCGCCTGCCGCCGGCGAACGCTTCGGCTGCGCGCCAGGTGTGTTTCGCGAACGCGAGCGTGGACGCTGGGCCGGACCTGTCGTCGAACAACGAAGGCCAGTGGGTCGCGTCGAGACAGTTGCGCCGCTGCGCGTTGCGTTCGTCCGGCACGTCGGCCCATATGATCAGGTACGCCCGGTGTTTGAACGGCTCGCCATCTGCGCCGCAGCGCGCGCTTCGAACATCGAGCCGCTGTTCCTCGGCCTCGCGCACGACGATCCGGGCATCACGCCGACCGCGCAGCTCCGCTTCGACTGTTGCATCGAGGTCACTGCGAATGTTCGCGGCAAAGCGACGTTGGCGTGACTGAGGTTTGTGGCGGCGAGTACGCCACCGCTGTCCATCGCGGCTCGTTCAAGCGCCTCGCCGAGACGTACGCGTGGCTCGCGCTTGACTTCATGCCTCGCGAGGGACGATCGATGCGCAAGGCACCGTGCGTCGAGATTTATCTCACGCCGCCGTAGCGAACGTCGCCGGCCGAACTCATCACAGAGGTTCTCGTCCCCATTCGTTAAGACGTTCTGCGAAGGATCATCCGCGATGGGGTAGACGACCGATTCCCGTTCTGCATCGCCAGTCTCCGGGTAAGCGAAAGCATCTAACGCAACGGGGCGGGCCGTACTCGGCCCGCCCCGTCCTATCCGTGGTACCGCTTGCGACGTCAGGGCTTCGGAGCCTGAATCGCGCCTTCAATTTTTCCCACTCGCGCAGTGAGCTCGGCGAGCTTTCGTTCGGTTTCGGCCTGCCGATCCTTCAGCTCCACAATATCCTTGCGAAGCATGGAGTTCTCCTCGCGCAACGCGGTCGTCCGCTCTTCCAGCGCCTGCGCGGCGGCCATCATTACGCCGTCGATGTCAACTGAATTGATGAGCAGGTTACTCTCACCCAGTCCGAACGCGGCGTGAAAATCCTGGGCCATCGGTCCCATGTGGCGGATCGAGCGTTCCTGGGTCTTGTAGTTCCAGCTTGACACCGGAATGTCGCGCAGTTGGCCGAGGACGTACTCGCCGTCGGTGGGCGAGAACAGCTCTTTACGGTTTCGGTCAGAGACAGAACTCCACGATGAACCGCCAGGAGCGACTTCGACCCCCGATGAGAGGTTCTGAGACGTATACATCTTAAGTCCACCACAGCCGCGCACGACGAACTGGTTGTTGGCGGTAGCGTACACCGAGTCAGAAGAGAAACTGGCACATGCGTCTCCGATCACTACGGCGCCCTGGCGCTGAGCGCGAGCGTTCTTGCCAATAGCGACAGAGAAATTAGAGCGAGCACTGCTCTGCAACCCCATTGCAAACGCATACTGCCCAAGGGCATTAGAAGACCCAATCACTACGGATCCAAGACCCATTGCACGTGCACTCAGACCGATGGCTACGGCATCATCGCCAGTTGCCTGTGCATCCTCGCCCATGGCGAAAGAGCGCAGGCCGCTCGCGACGGAGCTCGCGCCGAGGTTTGCGTTGCCCGTCACGGAAAGCCGGGTGGCAGTAACGGCACCGGCCGAGAACTCGCCGGACGCACCGCGCTCGATGAGGGTATTGGGGGTGTTGCTGCTGGTGCCTGAAGTGGCCCCGGTCCCAGCCGGCCCCTGGGGTCCGGTTGGTCCTGCTGCGCCGTTGCAGGCGAAGGTGGTTCCGGTCACGGCAACGAACTGTGATCCGCCGGTGGAGCAGGTTGCATCGCCAACGGCGAGCGCCGCGCTGGTCACCGACGTGCCGTTGGTGCCATTCGTGCCCGCGGTGCCGGCCGCTCCCGTTGCGCCGGCAGGTCCGGTTGCGCCAGCAGGACCAATGGCGCCGGTTGCTCCAGCGGCGCCTGTGGGACCGGCGGGGCCGAGAGCCCCAGCGGGTCCGGTGTCGCCTGGGTCACCCTTTACGCCCGTCGAGCCAGTTGGTCCGGCGACTCCAGTTGCACCAGCGGGACCGACAGCCCCAGCGGGCCCCGTGCCGCCCGGGTCACCCTTTGCGCCGGTCGCGCCGATGGGTCCAGTCGCGCCAGTCGCACCCGCCGCTCCAGTAGAGCCGGCTACTCCGGTTGCACCGATAGGTCCTTGAACACCGGCAGCTCCTGTCGCACCAATCGCACCTGCCGATCCAGTCGCTCCAGTTGCTCCAGTTGCACCGATAGGTCCTTGAACGCCCGCAGCGCCTGTTGCACCAGCCGGACCGATCGCGGCTTATACCGCATCGCGACCGCGCGTGAGCCGAACTCCAGCCGGCTCACGAGCTTCAGGTCGACATGCTT
The Gemmatimonadaceae bacterium DNA segment above includes these coding regions:
- a CDS encoding MBL fold metallo-hydrolase, with the protein product MRHCIGRRSLWALLVVASLISGCRRAVAPLIVPQQAAVALTGGSNTSMIYLARTTQGVLAIDLGWWGYRQALGRALGSLGATAPDVRWVFLTHSHRDHIAAWPAFKGARFYVGGPEQSLLLGATIHRGRIPRWTERLKASRVPRPGEIDVHTLTQDTIVVIGADTVRAFLVAGHTPGSVVYLFRGVLFLGDAVTYSRRGGFAPAKRGFSDDPRAGAENLSRLWVRLPPGGVRYACTAHARCAPFTPRFLSDVAQ
- a CDS encoding DUF1801 domain-containing protein, with the protein product MLQHASLIEPGEMASKRPTTIAEYIRAAPRDGQAHLRRLYAILKSVAPEAQEAIKWGTPFFVEPRFLFAFSAHKAHLSFAPTAAALAAFREELENHKTTKGTLQIPYNNSLPEDLVRRIAEYCLRDVRDRKDTAFW
- a CDS encoding nitroreductase family protein — encoded protein: MNLNLSTLVTTPDGRGYGYSWHRAMSDLYLVEGWVCVRCSKPPSPGGHSASIKFASMNPIELLSSRRSIREFSTREVTRAEIETLLEHAVTVPNHRLTQPWRFFVLGPAARRAFGLALGARKARKVDDPAAAEQLRQKVAEEHAALPLMIAVAIAQNENPEIREEDYATGMMAVQNISLAAVALGLGTHIKTGAVMDDPAARTAIGVADGDRIIATVNVGEPATMPSAKPRRSAGDVTRWVP
- a CDS encoding GyrI-like domain-containing protein, with protein sequence MPPAAGERFGCAPGVFRERERGRWAGPVVEQRRPVGRVETVAPLRVAFVRHVGPYDQVRPVFERLAICAAARASNIEPLFLGLAHDDPGITPTAQLRFDCCIEVTANVRGKATLA
- a CDS encoding GyrI-like domain-containing protein; this translates as MTEVCGGEYATAVHRGSFKRLAETYAWLALDFMPREGRSMRKAPCVEIYLTPP
- a CDS encoding tail fiber domain-containing protein, yielding MTSAALAVGDATCSTGGSQFVAVTGTTFACNGAAGPTGPQGPAGTGATSGTSSNTPNTLIERGASGEFSAGAVTATRLSVTGNANLGASSVASGLRSFAMGEDAQATGDDAVAIGLSARAMGLGSVVIGSSNALGQYAFAMGLQSSARSNFSVAIGKNARAQRQGAVVIGDACASFSSDSVYATANNQFVVRGCGGLKMYTSQNLSSGVEVAPGGSSWSSVSDRNRKELFSPTDGEYVLGQLRDIPVSSWNYKTQERSIRHMGPMAQDFHAAFGLGESNLLINSVDIDGVMMAAAQALEERTTALREENSMLRKDIVELKDRQAETERKLAELTARVGKIEGAIQAPKP
- a CDS encoding dihydrofolate reductase family protein, which produces MRMRYWVAKGLFVGGVKLPRALAELGLIDEYEFVVQPRLAGHGPTLFKGLSKHVDLKLVSRLEFGSRAVAMRYKPRSVRLVQQALRAFKDLSVQLEQLERLDRQVRLVRQELPVFKDLSVQPE